One window of Catharus ustulatus isolate bCatUst1 chromosome 3, bCatUst1.pri.v2, whole genome shotgun sequence genomic DNA carries:
- the FABP7 gene encoding fatty acid-binding protein, brain, with amino-acid sequence MVEAFCATWKLVDSHNFDEYMKALGVGFATRQVGNVTKPTVIISSEGDKVVIRTQSTFKNTEISFKLGEEFDETTPDDRNCKSVVTLDGEKLVHVQKWDGKETNFVREIKDGKMVMTLTFGDVVAVRHYEKA; translated from the exons ATGGTCGAGGCTTTCTGCGCCACCTGGAAGTTGGTAGACAGCCACAACTTCGATGAGTACATGAAGGCACTGG GAGTGGGGTTTGCAACACGGCAAGTGGGGAATGTGACTAAACCCACTGTGATTATCAGCAGCGAGGGGGACAAAGTGGTGATCAGAACCCAAAGCACTTTCAAAAACACAGAGATCAGCTTTAAACTCGGAGAGGAATTTGATGAAACTACCCCCGATGATAGAAACTGCAAA TCAGTTGTGACCCTGGATGGAGAGAAGCTAGTGCACGTACAGAAATGGGATGGCAAAGAGACAAACTTTGTGAGAGAAATAAAGGATGGCAAAATGGTAATG ACTCTCACCTTTGGTGATGTGGTTGCTGTTCGCCACTATGAGAAAGCATAG
- the PKIB gene encoding cAMP-dependent protein kinase inhibitor beta: MTDVEPVVTDFAASGRAGRRNALPDILGSPAGAGTSDLPHKLAELSVSEDAGAEGGEVSSSKALLENQEAEGKRNDS; the protein is encoded by the exons ATGACTGATGTGGAACCTGTGGTCACAGATTTTGCAGCATCAGGAAGGGCAGGCCGCCGAAACGCCTTACCAGATATCCTGGGCtctcctgctggtgctgggactTCAGACCTGCCACATAAACTGGCTGAGCTCTCTGTTTCAGAAG atgcaggagcagagggtggAGAAGTGTCATCATCCAAAGCCTTGCTGGAAAATCaagaggcagaaggaaaacGCAATGATTCCTAA